The following are encoded together in the Pieris napi chromosome 17, ilPieNapi1.2, whole genome shotgun sequence genome:
- the LOC125057909 gene encoding signal recognition particle subunit SRP68, with translation MVVLEGDGDAATMTPEDVEKSEPKITNPLSLEIFRIIKDAQQQHGLRHGDFQRYRGFCSRRLRRLRKVLKIPQGDRRHYRRRDVTSTHLTSSNSENRLLCVPLLQAERAWAHAMQLRQEANTEPRKKFHLISRLKKACSHAHLLLQLCEESGVCDARTQLEAGAYAAWLSGALLVELQQWRPAAESLKRAQIVLENLCAALPEDERIIYKQKVEEINPSLRYCAYNIGDESAAGDLVAMRGQGLIENLDSLMAQAKESRSGVMHEVEWRGRRVTVRPEKVRLFLIALQDMDKSIANATTAQAKIDILENILMDCKDAISAIKDEIKNDPKLKTASETQMSSINYLLSYLMYLRLARTIERNNLMIQQAEEARKNNAPIDGKKVRPQDLTRLYEIILQNYTELQQLPGFENDSAYQQEIETQVKAYKAFRCYYIAQVLTGLRRFREALAMLERCSSYTADSIKNKHQEKQILEKLRVLEKDIESCKFEVHADSVLEDEEDEDKYVGKAYKDKKPLVDRLDDYREDTQVLTKNPNIYKLPPPMEAVPCKPLFFDLACNFIEFPNLDDKTGVANKKQGAGITGLVKGFLGWGKGGQ, from the exons ATGGTAGTTTTGGAAGGTGATGGAGATGCAGCAACTATGACACCCGAAGATGTTGAAAAGTCAGAACCGAAGATAACCAATCCACTTTCGTTAGAAA TATTCCGCATCATCAAAGATGCCCAACAGCAACATGGTCTCCGTCATGGAGATTTTCAGAGATACAGAGGGTTTTGCTCTAGAAGACTAAGACGTTTAAGGAAAGTTCTCAAAATACCCCAG GGAGATAGACGTCATTACCGTAGACGTGATGTCACATCCACTCATTTGACATCATCTAATTCTGAAAATCGCCTCTTATGTGTGCCCTTATTACAAGCTGAAAGGGCATGGGCTCATGCTATGCAACTCAGACAGGAAGCCAATACAGAACCAAGGAAGAAATTTCATCTTATATCTCGCTTGAAGAAGGCATGCTCGCATGCTCATCTGCTTTTGCAGCTCTGTGAG GAAAGTGGTGTATGTGATGCTCGTACGCAATTGGAGGCTGGTGCCTATGCAGCATGGTTAAGTGGAGCATTGCTTGTAGAGCTGCAACAGTGGAGACCAGCTGCTGAGAGCCTTAAACGAGCTCAAATAGTTCTTGAGAACCTTTGTGCTGCTCTACCAGAGGAtgaaagaattatttataagcaaaag gTAGAAGAAATAAACCCAAGTCTCCGTTATTGCGCATATAACATTGGAGACGAATCGGCAGCCGGGGATTTGGTAGCGATGCGTGGACAAGGGCTTATTGAGAACTTGGACTCGCTCATGGCTCAAGCCAA AGAGTCACGCTCTGGTGTAATGCATGAAGTAGAATGGCGCGGACGACGAGTCACCGTTCGTCCCGAGAAAGTTCGTCTCTTTCTGATAGCTCTTCAAGACATGGACAAATCCATCGCCAACGCCACCACGGCTCAAGCCAAGATCGACATCCTTGAGAACATCCTAATGGATTGCAAGGACGCCATTTCGGCCATCAAAGACGAAATCAAGAACGATCCCAAACTAAAAACCGCTTCCGAAACCCAAATGTCCAGCATCAACTATCTTCTCTCCTACTTGATGTATCTCCGTCTCGCTCGCACTATCGAGAGGAACAACCTCATGATCCAACAGGCTGAAGAAGCCAGAAAGAATAACGCTCCAATTGATGGAAAGAAGGTCCGTCCTCAGGATTTGACAAGGCTCTACGAAATCATCCTCCAGAACTACACTGAACTCCAGCAATTACCAGGCTTCGAAAACGATAGCGCATACCAACAGGAGATCGAGACTCAAGTCAAAGCCTATAAGGCCTTCCGCTGTTATTACATAGCTCAAGTTTTGACTGGACTCAGGCGTTTCAGGGAAGCTCTCGCTATGTTGGAGAGATGCAGCAGCTACACCGCAGACTCGATCAAGAACAAGCATCAAGAGAAGCAAATATTGGAAAAGCTACGCGTTCTGGAGAAGGATATTGAGAGCTGCAAGTTCGAAGTCCATGCGGATTCAGTTCTAGAAGACGAGGAAGATGAGGACAAGTACGTAGGAAAAGCATACAAGGACAAGAAGCCGTTGGTCGATCGTTTGGATGATTATCGTGAGGACACGCAAGTTCTTacaaaaaatccaaacatataCAAACTGCCTCCTCCGATGGAAGCTGTTCCATGTAAACCGCTCTTCTTTGACCTCGCGTGTAACTTCATAGAGTTCCCCAATTTGGACGATAAAACCGGAGTAGCCAATAAAAAACAAGGGGCTGGTATCACTGGCTTGGTCAAAGGTTTTCTGGGATGGGGTAAGGGCGGTCAGTGA
- the LOC125057911 gene encoding E3 ubiquitin-protein ligase ZNF598-like: MNRGAARQARTLELQFNITPHPTAVVQRVTRERIERSPSPPPAAPAPRIDPASDEQFPRLSAAAPAPPNLLGAPSRLYKGADGLARTERNFPALDGSGSGTSRAPVSKSNGPVASAVLRNSKQPSVSIQVHSQPASASNFRLTQTSGNRITIPKKPLFDEDFPSLSVPKDDHPSIGAGTVQPAKVTLINSEEMQSMKATKPRQPKKQSLNTEAFPALPSSSAPTSPPQWITVSKPKEKPKRVPEPVKTFNPVADFPTLNAKSKKKTPTQPVPTQNDKKKKKKKDMEPVNGVPDEFIIASVNNNNNSGEGDKKIKTTVEPDRKVIVDKKEKATESRSGDFALKAQEFPSLNPREPSVNKSVKVNVPISKVVSKVNGVPPGFKKRQACDMTFTNSSGQTFPAPVHKYIPPLDFENRNRALVKNFAAALGTAAAVEDFKVASRAFRDNITTAEEFYEHCKIALGNKLDDLLPELVALLPDIGKQQEIIVGKSIPSLDVCSTCGQVIARADSIAHDTAHWPPLAPR; the protein is encoded by the exons ATGAATCGTGGTGCGGCTCGACAGGCTCGTACTCTTGAGCTGCAATTCAATATCACGCCCCATCCTACCGCAGTAGTACAACGAGTCACTAG AGAGCGTATAGAACGCTCACCGTCCCCACCTCCAGCGGCTCCAGCACCTCGAATTGACCCAGCCAGCGATGAACAGTTTCCACGATTGTCTGCTGCTGCGCCAGCCCCGCCTAACCTCTTAGGTGCTCCTTCGAGGCTCTATAAAG gtGCTGATGGGCTGGCTCGGACGGAGCGAAATTTCCCAGCATTGGACGGATCCGGATCTGGAACATCACGTGCGCCCGTATCTAAAAGCAACGGGCCGGTAGCCTCTGCTGTACTCAGAAATt CAAAGCAACCGTCAGTGTCCATACAAGTGCATAGTCAACCGGCAAGCGCCAGCAACTTCAGGTTGACTCAGACTTCAGGGAATCGTATTACGATACCAAAGAAGCCGCTCTTTGATGAAGACTTTCCTTCACTCTCCGTTCCTAAGGATGATCATCCAAGTATTGGTGCTGGAACCGTCCAACCTGCTAAG GTTACCCTTATAAATAGTGAAGAAATGCAGTCCATGAAGGCCACGAAACCAAGGCAACCGAAGAAACAGTCTTTAAATACCGAAGCGTTTCCAGCTCTACCATCTTCTTCGGCACCCACTTCTCCACCGCAATGGATTACCGTATCCAAACCGAAAGAAAAACCTAAACGTGTTCCAGAACCAGTAAAAACTTTCAATCCAGTAGCTGATTTTCCTACCCTCAACGCGAAGTCTAAAAAGAAAACTCCCACTCAACCCGTTCCGACACAAAATGacaaaaagaagaagaaaaagaaagatatGGAACCAGTCAACGGTGTACCGGACGAATTTATAATTGCcagtgttaataataataacaatagcgGTGAaggtgataaaaaaattaagacaaCAGTTGAACCGGATAGAAAAGTGATagttgataaaaaagaaaaagctaCAGAATCGCGGAGCGGGGACTTCGCACTAAAGGCGCAAGAGTTTCCCTCGTTAAATCCAAGAGAACCAAGTGTGAATAAAAGTGTTAAAGTGAATGTGCCGATCAGTAAAGTGGTTAGTAAAGTGAATGGAGTGCCTCCAGGATTCAAGAAGCGTCAAGCGTGTGATATGACGTTTACGAATTCGTCTGGTCAAACGTTTCCGGCGCCGGTGCACAAGTACATACCGCCTTTGGATTTTGAGAACCGAAACAGGGCTTTGGTTAAGAATTTCGCCGCTGCACTGGGTACAGCTGCGGCGGTGGAGGATTTTAAG gTTGCATCGAGAGCGTTCCGCGATAACATTACAACTGCCGAAGAGTTCTATGAGCATTGTAAAATAGCTTTGGGGAACAAATTGGATGATCTGCTCCCAGAATTAGTTGCCCTGTTGCCAGATATTGGTAAGCAGCAAGAAATAATCGTGGGAAAAAGTATTCCGTCTCTTGACGTTTGCTCGACTTGTGGTCAAGTTATCGCGCGGGCTGATTCTATTGCTCACGATACAGCGCATTGGCCGCCATTGGCCCCtcgttaa